ATACAGGCTGCAAATGGAATCTATTCAATTGAGGATAGAAACCTAATCCAACTTGAAGTTGCTCAGCTTGTTGATGAAATTGATAGAATTTCTACAACAGCTGAATTCAATAAATTCAAGATCCTTGATGGAAGCTTGAAATCATTGAGACTTCATGTTGGACCAAATGCAGATCAAGCCTTCTCTATTCCTATTAGTACAATGACCTCACGTGCCCTGGGGCTTGAAGGCATATCTATTTCAACTGTAGAGAAAGCAAATGAAGCTATTGGTAGAGTTGATAATGCCGTAAATATAATTTCAACTCAAAGAGCTTCTTTTGGTGCAGCTCAAAATAGGTTGTTTCATACAGTTGCTTCTCTTGAACAAGCTGCAGAGTCTCTACAGGGGGCAGAATCTCTTATTAGAGATACAGATATGTCTTCAGAAATTTTAGAATTTACTAAATACCAGCTCTTAACGCAATCCTCAGCATCAGTATTAGTTCAGGCTAATCTGATGCCAAATATTGTGCTTCAACTGCTTGGCTAGCCATTTGGGGGGAAGTTTAATTACTTCCCCCTTATTTATTCTTTCTTAAATCAATTTTAAGAGATAATGTATAAAATTAAAAAAATATAAACTTAATTTTATCCATTTTAAACTTGATTTTTAATTATTTAATATTTATAATAATATCAAATTTGAAATTTAATAAATTTAGTAAGGTTTAAAGTCTATGAAATTAAGATTAAAATATTTATTATTATCTGTTATTTTGCCTATATCTATTATAATAATAATATTTTTTCTTCTTTATATAAATATTTCAAAAAACTTTTATTCATATGTAATATCAAGATATCAAAAAGAAGCTGAAATGATTGAGTTAACAATAAGAAAATATCTTTTTGATAAAGTTAATAAATTAATATCTTATTCAAATACATATGATGTTTATTATTTATTAAAAAATATAAACTACCGAGAAGAAGAAAAATTTGTTAATGATAAAGAATTTAATTCATATAAGATTACTACAGAAAAATTTGCAAAAAGTGATAAAGACATTCAATTCTTATACACAGGATCTCCATTAACTAAAACAGTTTATTCCTTTGTAGTTATTGGTTTACCTAAAGATTTTGATTGTACCTCTAGACCTTGGTATCAAGGAGCTATTAATAATAAATCTTATTTTATAACTGATCCATATATTTCTGCTGATGCAAATAAAACATTTATACTTTCAATTTCCTATCCAGTTTTTGAAAAAGAAAATATAATCGGTGTAGTTGCAATTGACCTTGAAGTTAATTATATTTCAAATTATTTTAATGAATATAAAATTGGCCAAAAAGGGCATATTTTTCTTTTTAATAATAATGGCAAATTAATTTTGTATCCAAAAAATAAAGAGTATGTAGAAAACAACTTGTTTATTAAATACCTTAAAAATGGACTTGAAAAATTCAACGATATTTTACTAAAAAATGAAAATGGAATAATTGAAGATGCAATTATTGATAAAGAAAAATCTTTTGTATTTTTTAAAAGTATTGAAGGTACTGAACTAAAAATTGGAATGATTGTTAATAAATCTGAAGTTTTAAAAGATTTTAATACAACTATTAAGTTAATAGTCTATATTTTTATAGCCTTAATAATTATTTTATTTATAATTCTTCAATTATCTTTCGTAAATATTTTTAAAAAGCCCATTTATAAAATTAAAAATAAGTTTGAAGAAATAGCTGAAGGTGAAGGTAATTTAACTATAAAGCTTGACCATAAATCAGATGATGAACTTGGTGAAATATCTAATTTATTTAACAAATTTCTATCTTCTTTAAATTCTATTATTTATAAAATAAAAAATGAAACACATAATTTGATTGAAAAAGCATTTACTCCTTTATCTGTTAATATTGAGGAAACATCTTCTGCAATAAACCAAATATCTTCTAACCTTAATTCTACATTTAATATTTTTAACAGCCAAATTGAAAAATTAAAATTAATAACAAATAATATAAACCAATTAACTAATTCATTTAAAAATTTATCTGATCTTATAGAAAAAGAGAATTCAAACATATCCATATCTTCAGCTTCTATTGAGCAAATGGCATCTAATATTAATTCAGTATTTAATAGTGCTGATAATTCTACTAAAAGTGTTAAAGAACTAAAAGAATCTTCAAATTTTGCCAAAGAAAAAATTGATAAAGTTCTTAACTTACTAGAAAATATTTTTAGGGATTCAGAAAAACTTTTAGAAGCAAATAAAATTATACAATCTATCTCTGATAAGACTAATCTTTTAGCTATGAATGCAGCTATAGAAGCAGCTCATGCTGGAGATGCTGGTAGAGGATTTGCTGTTGTTGCAGATGAAATTAGAAAATTAGCAGAAGTTTCTGCAGATCAATCTAAATCAATTGAAAATAATTTAAAGAATATAAAAGAATCTATAGATATTGTATATAAATCTTCTAAAGAGACTGTATCAGCTTTTGATGAAATAATTAAACATATAAATAATGTTGAAAAAATAGTAGAAGATGTAAAAGTTTCTATGGATGAACAAAATAAAGGAAGTAAAGAGATTTTAAATTCAATAAAAGAACTAAAAAATATTTCAAATAATATTGAAAATATAACTAAAAATATGGAAACTTATACAGATTATATAAATAATGAAATAGAATCCTTTTATAAATTTAATGAAGAACTAAAAATATCATTTGATGAAATAAAAACTGGAAATAATGAGATCAATATATCTATTAATAATATATCTAAACTTAGCTCTTTAAGCAAAGAAAGACTTCTTGAAATAAATAAAATAATTTCTAAATTTATTGTAGATGAAAAAAAATAATTTAAGAGTCACTAAGATTAATATTATAAAAGGTATATTATTAGCTATAAAAAAAATATTTTTATTAATTAATAAAATAATAGATAAACTTATCCTAATATATGCTGATAATAAATGTTTCCTTTGTAATAATAAAGATAAAGTTTCTTCAATTTTTAATTTTTCAATCTGTTTTGATTGTCTAAATAAAATTATTGCTTTTCATGATATTAAAAACAATTGTAATTTTTGCTATCACCCTTTACCTAATAATTTTATCTATAATCAGAAAGGATGTTCAAATTGTAGCCATCTTTTTACTAATAAAACTTCATTTTTCGTTAAAAATATATCACTTCTTCCGCTAGATTATAGTAACAGAGATAATATTATTGAAGCAAAATATTATAAAAACGATATCTATCTTAAATATATTATAGCAATTTCAAATTATATTTTTTCTAGAAATGACCATATTGTAAAATATTTTACTAACTGTGACTTTATAACTTGTGTACCAATATCTTTTAGAAAGAAAATATTAAGAGCATATTCTTTACCTCAAATATATTCAAAATTTTTATCAAAGAAATTTAATAAAAAAGTTTATAATATTTTCACTGAAAAAGGATTAAAATATACTCATTTAAAAAAGGAGAGTAGGTTTGAAATAGATAAAGATAGATACTTCCTTAAAAAAAATAAACTTAAAAAATTAATACAAAAATTTTTTCAATATAGTAAGGAATTAAAAATAATTATTATTGATGATATTTTTACAACAGGATCAACAATAAATTATTTATCAGAATTATTAGAAAGTAACATAAAAGAAATATTAAAAGAATTAAATATTAATGAGTTTACAATTAACATTTATGCTTTTACTATTTTTAGAAAAGTAAAAAATAGTTAAAAATTTATTAAAATTTTATTTTTGAACATATTTATAGGCTTCATACGCTGCTAAGGCACCTTCTCCTACAGAAATAGTTACCTGTCTCAATTCTTTTTCCACAACATCTCCACAAGCATAAATACCACTAACATTTGTTTTCATATTTCTATCAACTTTTATAAAACCTTCATCTGATAACTCAACTTTACCTTCAAATATTTTAGTATTTGGGAGGTGGCCAATAAATATAAAAACTCCATCAATTGATAAATTTGAAATTTCCTCTTTATTATCAGCTAAAATTTTCTTTATTTTAACACCTTTTATTAATTGTTCACCATAAAACTCAAGTGGAACACAATTAAATAAAATCTTAATTTTGTTATTATTAAAAACTTTTTCTTGTAATATTTTTTGACCTTTAAATCTATCTCTTCTATGAATCAGATAAACTTTTTCCGCCCATTTACTTATTATTATTGACTCTTCCAATGCTGTATCTCCTCCACCAATCACAGCAACCTTTTTCCCTTTAAAAAGTGGGCCATCACAAGTTCCACAAAAAGAGATCCCTCTGCCGATATATTCTTCTTCACCTGGAATAAACAATCTTTTTGGATAAGCTCCTGTTGAAATGATAACAGTTCTTGAGCTATATTGATTTTCATTTGTTTTTACTATCTTAATTTCTTTACTAAAATCAACATCTATAACTTCTTCATAAATAATTTTAGCGCCAAATTTTAAAGCTTGTCTCTCCATTTTTTGTGAAAGCTCATAACCAAATATAGGTTCATCGAAGCCTGGATAATTTTCTATTGACTCTGTTAAATTTATTTGACCACCTGCTGCTTGTTTTTCTAATACTAAAGTTGAAAGACCAAATCTAGCACCATATATAGCTGCTGTTAAGCCCCCAGGACCTCCGCCAATTATTATTAAATCATACATACTGTATCATCCTTGATTTTTATTAATTAATTAAAGACAGTTTAAAAGAATATAATAAAAAATTAACCATTAATAATTTTAACCCAAACTTCTCTTTCTCTTGGACCATCAAATTCACAAAAAAATATATCTTGCCATCTGCCAAGCATTAAATTTCCATTTTCAACTATTACAACTAAATTATTTCCAATTAAGCTTGCTTTAATATGAGCATCAGAATTTCCTTCGATATGTTGAAAATTGTAATTTTCAGGAATAAGTTTTCTTAAGTAATTTAATATATCAGATTTAACATCTGGATCAGCATTTTCATTGATTGTTATAGCAGCAGTTGTGTGAGGGATATGGAGTAAAATAATACCATTCTTAATATTATTCTTTCCCAAAATATTTCTAATATGAGAAGTAATACTTATCATCTCTTCTCTTTTGTTTGTTTTAATTCTAAATATTTCCATTTTTTAATCCTAATTTAAATATTAAATTCTATTATTTTATTAATTTTTTCATCTCTTCTATAGCTCTTATTAATTGAGGATCAAAATCAAGATTATAAAACATATCTACATTATTAATATTAATTTGATTAAAAATTAAATATCTTAATAAATAATCACTTAATTTCAACCCTTTACTATTTAGTTCTTTTTTAAGGTTTTCAAAATCTTGTGTAGAATAATTTTTTCCATATTCTTTAACAAATTTTTTAATATAACCATCCTGCAAAATTCTTGAAACTATTGTCTTCTCTTGATCTGTAAATTCTATTCCTTTTATTTCTATATCAGGAGATACACCTTGTTTATGTATAGGATAATTTCCTGGTGTAAAATATTGTGAAATTGTTAGAAATAAGGCACCACCATCCCTTAAATAAAATATTTGTTGAACTACACCTTTGCCAAAAGATTTAACACCTAAAATTAAAGCTCTTTTATAATCTTTCATAACTGCAGCAAAAATTTCAGAAGCTGATGCTGATCCATTATCAATTAAAACAATAATAGGAAATTTTTTGTCAACAAGTACTCCTTTATTTCCAGTATACTTTTCTTCGAGATTTTTATTTCTTCCCTTAGTATATAAAAGTAACTCATCATCAAAAAAATAATCAAGAATATTTATAACTTCATAAAGATAACCCCCTGGATTTCCTCTTAAATCGATAATCAAACCTTTAATATTTTTATTTAGAAGATTCTCTAAATGTTTCTTAAAATCTTCTGAAGATCTTTCTCCAAACTGCTCAATCTTAATAAATCCAATATTTTTGTTTAAAACATCTGATTTGACAAATTCTATTTTTATAACTTCTCTGACAATATTAAATCTTATTAATTCATTAACTCCTTCCCTTTTTATAGAAATTTGAACTTCTTTCCCAGGTGTTCCCCTTAACATACCAACTACAGCATCTAAAGAAAGGCCTTCTATATTTTTTCCATCAATTTCAATAATTTCATCCATTGGTAAAATACCTGCTTTAGCTGCTGGATACCCTGGAATTGGTTTTAAAATATAAATTTTTCCATCTCTTTCTCCCACCCAAGCTCCGATACCTCCAAACTCACCGCTTAAACTTTCCATTCTCTTTTTAAGTTCATCTTTATTGTAATAGTCAGAATATGGATCATTTAAAGAAGAAACTATACCTTTCTTAGCCCCTGAGAGCAAAATTTCATTTGAAGGAGGTTCTATATAGTAATTATTCTTAATAATACTAAAAATTTCCTGCATTTCTAATATATTATTAAAATCCGTAGAAAATTGTTTTGGTCTAATAAAATTTAAACTATTAGATAATATACTTATAAGTAATAAAATAAAAAACAAAATAGCTAATGTTTTCCAAATTTTTGTTTCATTAAAATTCATAATTATGAACTCCTTATATTCTTAAAAATAAATTATCATTATATTTCTTTTTTTAGTTTTATTTTCAATATTCATTTTAGTTATCTTTTTTATTTAATAAAAGAAAGTTTAAAATTTTATAAAAAAATTTATATTAATATTACATTATATTTTTTCTTAATCAAATATAAATTAAAATGAATATTTTGTAAATTAATTTATTTATTAAGAAAATTTAGTAATAAAAAATATCATTCTCTTCAAATATAGATTTTGGAAAATATTGAAAACTGTCCATTAGAAAAAGATCTCTTTTTATATCAGGATGTAAAACACTTAAAGAATTTATATAACTCTCTGAATTTACTACAGCATTTGGATTCAGCCATGAATATTCTTCTTTAGATTTAAGAAAATATTTTAATGCTTGATTCGCATAATCTTTATTTTTAGTTTCTTTATAAAGGTTGTAATAAGCTACACCAATATTATTATATAGACTTGCTAAATTTAATAAAGTATTTCTAACATCTGGATTACTAATATCTATTTTTTTTACTTTATATTTATTTAATTCCCAATATCCTATAGCAGCCTGAAAATAACCAATTGCAAGTTCAGGTTGATTTAGCTTTATAAAATTAAGTCCAAGTGCATGCTTTAAATTAACATTATCAAGGTATTTATTATGCAAAAATATAAATGTCTTTAATGAATCAAGATAGTTTCCAAGTTGATATTCTATCCACCCTAATATATAATCAAGATAATCAGAACTATATCCATAGTTTTTAGCTAATTTCATATATTCATATGCTTTTTTATAATCATTTATTTCAAAATACATTATTTTTCCTAAATTATAATAAGCTTTTGCAAATGTTTTATCTTCTGATATTGCAAGATTAAACTTTTCTGAAGCTAAAGAACTGTCTTTATATCCTTGATAACCAAAATTTATAATTATTTCACCTTGAAGATTATATATATATGGCAAAAGATTTTCTGTTGCTTTATTTGTTTTAACTAATCTTTCAGCAATTTGTAAATTTTTCATTGAAAGATTTACATCTTTTCTTTTAATATAATAAACACCAAGAAAATAGTAAGCCTTTGGATATTCTTTTCTTTTCTTTAAGACTAGTTCTACTATCTCTTTTCCTTCAGTATCATAATTATTTCTCATTAGTAAAAAGGCATATTCAGTAAAAACTACCTCATCAATAAAATTTTTATCTTTCTTCTTTATTTTATTATAATAAATATCACTACTTTTTAAATCTTTTAACTGAACATAATTTTTTAATATACCAAGTAAAAATTCTATCCTTTCCCCAATAACTCTATTTCCATCCTGATATACAATAATAGCATCTTTATAATTTCCTAGCCTTTCATATTTTTTAGCATATTCTAAATAAAGTCTAGGGTCCTTTGCAAACTTAACATTTGCATAAAGTGATTCCAATTGTTTCAATGCTTCATCTGTTTTCCCCATTTCAAAAAGTGCATCTGAAATTTTAAAATAAAACCTTATATCATCTGGATAAAAAACAAGTCCTGGATTTTTTAAGATATCTATGGCAATATTAAAATATTTTCTATTAATAAGTTCATCTGCATACTTAAGAATCCATTCTGGATATAATTTTGTTTTTGTAGCAATTCTAAAGTTTTCCATTGCTTTTTCTATTTTTTCTTCTTTTAAAGCTTGATAACCAATCTGGTAATATTTTTTTGCTTCTTGTGGTATATAAATATAAAAGTAAAAAAGAACAAGAAATATCATTAAAGTAAAAAATGAGATTGCAGTCCACTTTATATAAGGCCAAAGAATTTCAAATTGAGAAGGAATATATATCTGTTCTTCAACTTCTGCTTCAGGAGTAACTTTTATGTTAAGAGTCTTTTCAAGATAATTAACTACACTTTTATAAGGAGCAAAGGTAATAAGCATATCTAGTAAAGTTTTCAATTCATCAGGAGATAAAGCATCATTTAAAATAAGATTTTTTATATTTTTTGAAAGCCAAACTGGATAGGTTTTTAAAGCTGTTTTTATAGCCTCAAGATCATCATCTGTTAATTCTATATCATATTCTTGCTTTCCTGCTTCTTCCTCTGTATAAGCAATTTCAGAGAGGTCTGTAAGATCTATAACTTCATCTTTATATGATGGTAT
The window above is part of the Spirochaetota bacterium genome. Proteins encoded here:
- a CDS encoding flagellin, giving the protein MIINHNMSANFANRMLKAQYRGFTKSLEKLSSGERINSAGDDASGLAVSEKLRSQIRGLIQAGKNAQNGISFIQTAEGSLQEVHSILLRTRELAIQAANGIYSIEDRNLIQLEVAQLVDEIDRISTTAEFNKFKILDGSLKSLRLHVGPNADQAFSIPISTMTSRALGLEGISISTVEKANEAIGRVDNAVNIISTQRASFGAAQNRLFHTVASLEQAAESLQGAESLIRDTDMSSEILEFTKYQLLTQSSASVLVQANLMPNIVLQLLG
- a CDS encoding methyl-accepting chemotaxis protein, yielding MKLRLKYLLLSVILPISIIIIIFFLLYINISKNFYSYVISRYQKEAEMIELTIRKYLFDKVNKLISYSNTYDVYYLLKNINYREEEKFVNDKEFNSYKITTEKFAKSDKDIQFLYTGSPLTKTVYSFVVIGLPKDFDCTSRPWYQGAINNKSYFITDPYISADANKTFILSISYPVFEKENIIGVVAIDLEVNYISNYFNEYKIGQKGHIFLFNNNGKLILYPKNKEYVENNLFIKYLKNGLEKFNDILLKNENGIIEDAIIDKEKSFVFFKSIEGTELKIGMIVNKSEVLKDFNTTIKLIVYIFIALIIILFIILQLSFVNIFKKPIYKIKNKFEEIAEGEGNLTIKLDHKSDDELGEISNLFNKFLSSLNSIIYKIKNETHNLIEKAFTPLSVNIEETSSAINQISSNLNSTFNIFNSQIEKLKLITNNINQLTNSFKNLSDLIEKENSNISISSASIEQMASNINSVFNSADNSTKSVKELKESSNFAKEKIDKVLNLLENIFRDSEKLLEANKIIQSISDKTNLLAMNAAIEAAHAGDAGRGFAVVADEIRKLAEVSADQSKSIENNLKNIKESIDIVYKSSKETVSAFDEIIKHINNVEKIVEDVKVSMDEQNKGSKEILNSIKELKNISNNIENITKNMETYTDYINNEIESFYKFNEELKISFDEIKTGNNEINISINNISKLSSLSKERLLEINKIISKFIVDEKK
- the trxB gene encoding thioredoxin-disulfide reductase, producing the protein MYDLIIIGGGPGGLTAAIYGARFGLSTLVLEKQAAGGQINLTESIENYPGFDEPIFGYELSQKMERQALKFGAKIIYEEVIDVDFSKEIKIVKTNENQYSSRTVIISTGAYPKRLFIPGEEEYIGRGISFCGTCDGPLFKGKKVAVIGGGDTALEESIIISKWAEKVYLIHRRDRFKGQKILQEKVFNNNKIKILFNCVPLEFYGEQLIKGVKIKKILADNKEEISNLSIDGVFIFIGHLPNTKIFEGKVELSDEGFIKVDRNMKTNVSGIYACGDVVEKELRQVTISVGEGALAAYEAYKYVQK
- a CDS encoding secondary thiamine-phosphate synthase enzyme YjbQ → MEIFRIKTNKREEMISITSHIRNILGKNNIKNGIILLHIPHTTAAITINENADPDVKSDILNYLRKLIPENYNFQHIEGNSDAHIKASLIGNNLVVIVENGNLMLGRWQDIFFCEFDGPREREVWVKIING
- a CDS encoding S41 family peptidase produces the protein MNFNETKIWKTLAILFFILLLISILSNSLNFIRPKQFSTDFNNILEMQEIFSIIKNNYYIEPPSNEILLSGAKKGIVSSLNDPYSDYYNKDELKKRMESLSGEFGGIGAWVGERDGKIYILKPIPGYPAAKAGILPMDEIIEIDGKNIEGLSLDAVVGMLRGTPGKEVQISIKREGVNELIRFNIVREVIKIEFVKSDVLNKNIGFIKIEQFGERSSEDFKKHLENLLNKNIKGLIIDLRGNPGGYLYEVINILDYFFDDELLLYTKGRNKNLEEKYTGNKGVLVDKKFPIIVLIDNGSASASEIFAAVMKDYKRALILGVKSFGKGVVQQIFYLRDGGALFLTISQYFTPGNYPIHKQGVSPDIEIKGIEFTDQEKTIVSRILQDGYIKKFVKEYGKNYSTQDFENLKKELNSKGLKLSDYLLRYLIFNQININNVDMFYNLDFDPQLIRAIEEMKKLIK